The proteins below are encoded in one region of Sphingobacterium sp. R2:
- a CDS encoding SusC/RagA family TonB-linked outer membrane protein: protein MKKDIGKSRRRISTLLVLMALGIPSIGWAQQRNVRGKVLDSNNKPIAGVTISVQNADSRIETTTNADGSYSISVPEGKKLLFKSLGFSAKEEVTDGKSTINVVLQSDDMQLETVVVVGYGTQRKQSLTGAIASVKGTEMRQTKNENPQNMLTGRVAGVRVWQKSAEPGAYSANFDIRGMGAPLVVIDGVPRTSEDFQRLNPSDIEDVSVLKDASAAIYGVRSANGVVLVTTKKGKEGKTIVNYNGSYTFQRPSGLPVLADAISAMTVYNEKSMNNINGGSPIYTEKDFEDFRNGTRRSSDWTGLIFSKYAPQTQHDVSFSGGSNKVQYYIGGGYSYQQGFFKSGDLNYNKYNLRSNISAELAKGLKLDLNISGMADQQNNPYNSAVDIIRNYWRQGVLFPAYADPNNTLLNYEGLDLEQNTVAMMDASISGYRKFKKKTFQSSAALNYELSNLSPFLQGFSAKALISYDYRADNNSLFRKEYYQYALNKTTGKYDQKLYNLSSPNQMKREFYDKQQVLGQFILNYDRTFGNQHKLAALVGWESQKNDGDNFYGLKNLAFGSDQLLAGVEDGQMTSMYGGIGDYYNEAKSALFGRVNYDFAGRYIAEFQFRYDGSSRFAKGHQWGFFPSASVGWRISEEPFFKSIDALSFVNQLKLRGSYGVLGDDLSDSWDFGWVPGYVYPATSGNAENGYNNQYAPGYIFGDKYITGVSRKAIANELITWYKAKTFNVGLDFEGWNGLFGFTLDYFERTRSGLFQRRTSEFPTVIGAIAPMENANSDRHMGLELELKHRNKINDFSYNIRAIATVTRNKYLTAVQNGPYKNSYDRWRNDNFNNRYQGIQFGYESAGRFENWDDIWSYPIYKERDVLPGDYKYLDWNGDGEINDQDEHPFAFDQTPWVNYSLNLETAYKNFDMNLLFQGSALGSMEYKEPLYAIWGTNGGGTLEQYLDRWHPVNPLADPYDPATEWVRGYYGFTGRYPKSNSEFNRVSTAYLRLKSIELGYTFSNLKTSSSMRLRVYANAYNLFTITGVRYVDPEHPDDNLGRMYPLNKTYSLGLSLTF from the coding sequence ATGAAAAAGGATATAGGGAAATCGAGGCGGCGAATCAGCACACTGCTTGTGCTGATGGCGCTGGGTATTCCGTCCATCGGATGGGCCCAACAACGGAATGTCAGGGGAAAAGTATTGGATAGTAACAATAAGCCGATTGCTGGAGTGACGATATCGGTTCAGAACGCAGATAGTCGTATAGAGACAACGACTAACGCGGACGGAAGCTATTCTATTAGTGTTCCTGAAGGTAAAAAACTATTATTTAAATCCCTCGGCTTCAGTGCAAAGGAGGAGGTTACAGACGGGAAGTCTACGATTAATGTCGTATTGCAAAGTGATGACATGCAGCTGGAAACAGTTGTCGTAGTCGGTTACGGTACGCAGCGTAAACAATCCCTGACCGGTGCCATTGCATCTGTCAAGGGGACAGAAATGAGGCAGACGAAAAACGAAAATCCACAGAATATGCTAACTGGTCGCGTGGCCGGTGTACGTGTTTGGCAGAAGAGTGCAGAGCCAGGAGCTTATAGTGCTAATTTTGATATACGTGGTATGGGAGCTCCCTTAGTCGTAATTGACGGGGTACCCCGTACAAGTGAAGACTTTCAGCGTCTGAATCCAAGTGATATTGAAGACGTTTCGGTACTGAAGGATGCATCGGCTGCTATTTATGGGGTGAGGTCGGCAAATGGTGTTGTACTGGTAACGACAAAAAAGGGAAAGGAAGGGAAGACGATCGTCAATTATAATGGATCTTATACTTTTCAAAGGCCTTCGGGACTGCCTGTATTGGCTGATGCAATCAGTGCCATGACGGTCTATAATGAGAAATCCATGAACAATATCAATGGTGGTAGTCCCATATATACCGAGAAGGATTTTGAAGATTTTAGAAATGGTACTCGACGTTCGTCCGATTGGACAGGTCTGATTTTTTCAAAATATGCGCCGCAGACTCAACACGATGTTAGCTTTTCTGGTGGAAGTAATAAAGTTCAATATTATATTGGGGGAGGTTATTCCTACCAGCAAGGCTTTTTTAAATCAGGTGATCTCAATTATAATAAATACAATTTACGGTCTAATATTTCGGCAGAATTAGCTAAGGGATTGAAACTTGACTTAAATATCAGTGGCATGGCCGATCAGCAAAATAATCCTTACAACAGTGCTGTTGATATCATTCGGAATTATTGGCGTCAGGGTGTATTGTTTCCTGCATACGCAGATCCCAACAATACCTTGTTAAATTATGAGGGACTAGATTTAGAACAAAATACAGTCGCGATGATGGATGCATCTATTTCCGGCTATCGCAAATTCAAAAAGAAGACCTTTCAATCTTCCGCCGCATTGAATTATGAGCTGAGTAATTTATCTCCTTTTCTTCAAGGATTTTCGGCAAAGGCATTAATTAGTTACGATTACCGTGCAGATAACAATTCCCTATTCAGAAAAGAATATTATCAGTATGCGTTGAATAAAACAACGGGTAAATATGATCAGAAACTCTATAACTTGAGTAGTCCAAATCAAATGAAGCGGGAGTTTTATGATAAGCAACAGGTATTGGGGCAATTTATTTTGAATTATGATCGAACTTTTGGAAATCAACATAAGCTAGCTGCACTTGTCGGCTGGGAATCACAAAAAAACGATGGCGATAACTTCTATGGATTGAAAAATCTTGCTTTCGGTTCAGATCAATTGCTCGCTGGTGTAGAAGATGGACAAATGACTTCCATGTATGGTGGGATCGGTGACTATTATAATGAAGCGAAGTCTGCACTATTTGGACGTGTTAACTATGATTTTGCTGGACGTTATATTGCCGAATTCCAGTTTCGCTATGATGGATCTTCCCGTTTTGCAAAAGGGCATCAATGGGGATTTTTCCCTTCCGCTTCTGTAGGCTGGCGTATCTCTGAAGAGCCGTTTTTTAAATCGATCGACGCCCTCTCTTTTGTTAATCAACTGAAATTACGAGGTAGTTATGGTGTGCTGGGCGATGATTTGTCAGACTCATGGGATTTTGGTTGGGTACCGGGTTATGTTTATCCTGCAACCAGCGGAAATGCTGAAAATGGATACAACAATCAATATGCACCAGGCTACATTTTCGGTGATAAATACATTACGGGTGTAAGTCGAAAGGCTATCGCCAACGAGTTAATTACTTGGTATAAAGCGAAAACATTTAATGTAGGTTTAGATTTTGAAGGCTGGAACGGATTGTTCGGTTTTACCTTGGACTATTTTGAACGCACGCGATCAGGATTATTTCAACGGCGTACAAGTGAATTCCCTACAGTAATTGGGGCCATAGCCCCGATGGAAAATGCCAATAGTGATCGTCACATGGGATTAGAGTTGGAATTGAAACACCGTAATAAAATCAACGATTTCTCCTATAATATTCGCGCGATTGCCACGGTGACTAGAAATAAATATCTCACAGCTGTTCAAAATGGCCCATATAAAAACTCGTACGACCGTTGGCGTAATGACAACTTCAACAACCGGTATCAAGGGATACAATTTGGCTATGAATCGGCAGGACGGTTTGAAAATTGGGACGATATCTGGAGTTATCCAATTTACAAGGAACGTGATGTATTGCCTGGAGATTATAAATACCTAGATTGGAACGGGGATGGTGAAATCAACGATCAGGATGAACATCCATTTGCCTTTGATCAGACGCCTTGGGTCAATTATAGTTTGAACCTCGAAACAGCGTATAAAAATTTCGATATGAACCTCTTATTTCAAGGCTCAGCTTTGGGTTCAATGGAATATAAGGAACCACTTTATGCAATATGGGGAACAAATGGAGGCGGAACCCTTGAACAATATCTTGACCGCTGGCACCCTGTTAATCCATTGGCAGATCCTTATGATCCCGCAACTGAATGGGTTCGGGGCTATTATGGTTTCACCGGACGATATCCAAAATCCAATTCTGAATTTAATCGGGTGAGTACAGCTTATTTACGTCTTAAAAGCATCGAATTGGGGTACACCTTTTCGAATTTAAAAACATCCTCATCAATGCGATTACGTGTTTATGCAAATGCTTACAATTTATTTACGATCACAGGCGTACGATATGTGGATCCCGAACATCCAGACGATAATTTAGGTCGGATGTATCCATTGAATAAAACCTATTCATTAGGCTTATCGCTTACTTTTTAG
- a CDS encoding glycoside hydrolase family 76 protein produces the protein MKVFKKLQFVIVASISMMIVPYGYVEAQKSFPAADSNNSRTVQEQNLRRSMELFDRSMEVYFSADRQVMYRFYNPDTKVRSQEKASVWMYSASIEAVNAILGGLKSQKEKGNYRLFDQNYKRYVNLLAELHGNAAYYLGSFNFTSFTQTKDWTVYAVDRVGEKGKANVTGVLNVYDDQMWMIRELIEGYRLTGKDTYLKEAEYLTAYVLDGWDCTRDNRGHENGGIPWGPGYVTKHACSNAPMVSPLVWLHEIYKTKKDLITYRYIDIEDKQSRRSKTIRKSKYYLDFAKRIYAWQKDHLLNDKGVYDDMLGECYPDCSVAYEIVDGIKYRKNTQLRRAVGTSFSYNSGTMISGAADLYRATQSKIYLEDGEQLTDASFQYFATPGSQVPTHYTYASDGFNNWFNGVLLRGFLQISPVFKKAGSYKKSFQQNLDYGYTYFLRSGLLPQDLLGGWHADTGKNNLEGMFMFAYAAQYAMLSQDHDGK, from the coding sequence ATGAAAGTCTTTAAAAAGCTGCAATTTGTTATTGTTGCTTCTATATCCATGATGATTGTTCCTTATGGGTATGTCGAGGCACAAAAATCTTTTCCCGCTGCCGATAGCAATAACAGCCGCACTGTTCAAGAGCAAAACTTACGCCGTTCGATGGAACTTTTTGACCGGTCAATGGAAGTTTATTTCTCGGCCGATCGACAAGTTATGTATCGTTTTTATAACCCGGATACAAAGGTGCGCTCCCAAGAAAAAGCAAGTGTATGGATGTATTCCGCTTCGATAGAAGCTGTCAATGCCATTTTAGGGGGGCTTAAGTCGCAGAAAGAAAAGGGGAACTATCGTTTATTCGATCAAAACTATAAACGCTATGTTAATCTTTTGGCGGAGCTCCATGGTAATGCAGCCTATTATTTAGGTTCCTTCAACTTTACATCCTTTACACAGACAAAGGACTGGACAGTGTACGCTGTGGATCGTGTCGGGGAAAAAGGCAAAGCCAATGTAACCGGCGTACTCAATGTTTATGACGATCAGATGTGGATGATACGGGAGTTGATAGAGGGGTACCGGCTGACTGGTAAAGATACTTATCTAAAGGAAGCCGAGTATCTGACTGCTTATGTTCTGGATGGATGGGACTGCACACGCGATAATCGGGGGCATGAAAATGGTGGAATACCTTGGGGACCGGGCTATGTCACAAAACACGCCTGTAGCAATGCACCAATGGTTAGCCCGCTGGTTTGGTTACACGAAATTTATAAAACCAAGAAGGACCTAATAACATATCGATATATTGATATAGAAGACAAACAATCCCGCCGTTCGAAAACGATTCGGAAGAGCAAGTATTATTTGGATTTTGCTAAAAGGATTTATGCTTGGCAAAAGGATCATCTATTGAACGATAAAGGTGTATATGATGATATGCTGGGCGAATGTTATCCAGATTGCAGTGTTGCCTACGAAATTGTGGATGGTATAAAGTACCGAAAAAATACCCAATTGAGGAGAGCTGTTGGGACCTCTTTTTCGTATAACAGCGGTACAATGATTTCTGGAGCTGCCGATCTGTATCGGGCGACTCAATCAAAAATCTATTTGGAAGACGGAGAGCAGTTGACCGATGCGAGTTTCCAATATTTTGCTACACCGGGTTCGCAGGTTCCTACACACTATACTTATGCGTCGGATGGGTTTAATAACTGGTTTAATGGAGTATTGCTTCGAGGATTTCTTCAGATTTCTCCAGTTTTCAAAAAAGCTGGCAGCTATAAGAAATCCTTTCAACAGAATTTAGACTATGGATATACATACTTTTTGCGTTCAGGCTTATTGCCGCAAGATCTTCTCGGGGGGTGGCACGCAGACACAGGTAAAAACAACCTAGAGGGGATGTTCATGTTTGCCTATGCGGCACAGTACGCCATGCTATCTCAGGATCATGACGGGAAATAA
- a CDS encoding kelch repeat-containing protein: protein MPRCTLYILFLLLIPILSLSQGLKFSAGHEPIDKRTSYELFNKKEISFEKQFTLAFQLSIYASNSLGNIFRVKNKDNNTIYNLFYDEEGENCIFRLNEEGKTSLIIAKINQQRLFKEEWINIQLTFDLEEQVFKLKIQDQAFESPKVKLPRVYSPRIVFGKSDYLIDVPMMSIKNVRIGNATHQYFFPLKENAGHIVHDEDGNAYGSVSNPTWLMLDSYRWKNIFSNSSPSQAGSCYNQRTKEIYYFNQDSITIYNVKTNQTNKLAFQNPCPVKLVLGNNFIDSTTNKLYVYELFYTQSYLGPTVASLDLKNFEWKVESYDLIKKELNHHGSFYDERNRQFYIFGGYGNMTYSDEFRRYDVDSNKWQTLEGWSGDKIFPRYFLTAGKGTEDHTAYIFGGMGNESGEHIVGRKYLYDFYQINLNSKKIIKKWDIMWKDKHIVPARGLVFPDEAHFYALCYPEYLTKSNIQLYRFSILDGSFAIVGDSVPIYSDKISTHAQLYMDKQLGRLLVLVQESKDDIQSTLKVYSLNMIPISLSELNSFPRYGSHRKIFLFLMILGIVGLSIYFIWRQRKGKRQLTDLLEETALITHPIAVTAELPKKDDFVRPNAIFLFGEFRAFDRNKRDVSYLFSTKLKQAFCLILSHRSGISSPYFSQMMWPDKSEDKVKNSRGVTINHLRKVLNEFTGIELVHKKGRFIIETTEEFYCDYVACIQLMVDPSCINESRLTQVIQRGKFLQGLDHPVFDTLKTEVEQSLLPIFLAKLQQADLEHQHKKSIALAHAILLLDPLNEQAIFSQVRAMFALHQQEDARIKFQQFCLNYKQLMNEDFPYQLDKII from the coding sequence ATGCCACGCTGTACACTATATATTCTTTTTTTACTTTTAATTCCGATACTCTCCCTATCTCAGGGGCTCAAGTTTAGCGCCGGCCATGAACCTATAGATAAACGGACCTCCTACGAATTATTTAATAAAAAGGAGATTTCATTCGAGAAGCAGTTTACCTTAGCATTTCAATTATCCATTTACGCATCAAACTCTTTAGGTAATATTTTCCGTGTCAAGAATAAGGACAACAACACGATATATAATCTGTTTTATGATGAAGAGGGAGAAAACTGTATTTTCCGCCTGAATGAAGAAGGTAAGACTAGTCTGATCATCGCAAAAATAAATCAGCAGCGACTATTTAAGGAGGAATGGATAAACATTCAGTTGACCTTTGATCTTGAAGAGCAAGTCTTTAAGCTTAAGATCCAGGATCAGGCGTTTGAATCGCCAAAGGTCAAGCTACCGCGAGTATACAGTCCCCGAATTGTTTTTGGAAAAAGTGATTATCTGATTGATGTACCCATGATGTCGATCAAAAATGTACGTATTGGAAATGCAACGCATCAGTACTTCTTTCCGCTAAAGGAGAATGCGGGACATATTGTCCACGATGAAGATGGCAATGCTTACGGGAGTGTTTCCAATCCAACATGGCTAATGCTAGATTCTTACAGATGGAAAAATATTTTTTCGAACAGTTCACCGTCACAAGCTGGCTCATGTTACAATCAGCGAACGAAAGAGATTTATTATTTTAATCAGGATTCCATAACCATATACAATGTAAAAACCAATCAAACGAATAAGCTGGCGTTTCAAAACCCCTGTCCTGTTAAACTGGTTTTAGGAAACAATTTCATCGACTCTACGACAAATAAACTCTATGTTTATGAACTTTTTTATACGCAATCTTATTTAGGTCCTACAGTCGCCAGTCTTGATCTTAAAAATTTCGAATGGAAAGTCGAGAGTTACGACCTGATCAAGAAGGAGCTAAATCATCATGGCTCTTTTTATGACGAAAGAAATCGGCAGTTCTATATTTTCGGGGGCTATGGCAATATGACATACAGTGATGAATTTAGACGTTACGATGTCGACTCCAACAAATGGCAAACCTTAGAGGGATGGTCAGGTGATAAAATCTTCCCGCGTTATTTTCTTACCGCTGGAAAAGGTACCGAAGATCATACCGCCTATATATTCGGAGGTATGGGAAATGAATCGGGAGAACATATTGTTGGGCGAAAATATCTGTATGATTTTTATCAGATTAATTTGAACAGTAAGAAAATCATTAAAAAATGGGACATCATGTGGAAAGACAAGCATATCGTGCCAGCCCGAGGTTTGGTCTTTCCAGATGAGGCACACTTTTATGCTCTATGCTATCCAGAGTATCTAACAAAATCCAATATTCAACTTTATCGCTTTTCGATTCTAGACGGAAGTTTTGCCATAGTAGGCGACTCCGTCCCGATCTACTCGGATAAAATAAGTACGCATGCCCAACTTTATATGGATAAGCAGTTAGGCAGACTCCTAGTGTTGGTTCAGGAATCAAAGGATGATATCCAATCGACATTAAAGGTTTATTCATTAAACATGATTCCTATAAGTCTGTCTGAGCTAAACAGCTTTCCTAGATATGGTTCTCACCGCAAGATATTTCTATTCTTGATGATATTGGGGATAGTTGGATTGAGTATCTACTTTATTTGGAGGCAAAGAAAAGGAAAAAGACAATTAACTGATCTACTAGAAGAGACGGCACTTATCACACACCCAATAGCAGTGACCGCTGAATTGCCAAAAAAAGACGATTTTGTTCGTCCGAATGCAATTTTTCTATTCGGTGAGTTTCGTGCGTTTGATCGAAACAAACGGGATGTCTCCTATTTATTTAGCACAAAGCTTAAGCAGGCATTTTGCCTCATTCTATCCCACCGATCGGGTATAAGTTCTCCATACTTCAGCCAGATGATGTGGCCTGACAAATCAGAAGATAAGGTCAAGAACTCGCGAGGAGTCACGATCAACCATTTAAGAAAAGTACTAAACGAATTTACAGGAATAGAACTTGTGCATAAGAAGGGCCGATTTATTATTGAAACAACAGAAGAATTCTATTGTGATTATGTAGCATGTATCCAGTTAATGGTTGATCCATCGTGCATCAATGAAAGCAGATTAACTCAAGTCATTCAGCGGGGAAAGTTCTTACAGGGATTGGATCACCCTGTATTTGATACCCTAAAAACTGAAGTTGAACAAAGTTTGCTTCCTATTTTTCTAGCGAAACTTCAGCAAGCGGATCTCGAACATCAACATAAAAAAAGCATTGCGTTAGCACATGCCATACTGTTATTAGATCCCTTGAATGAGCAGGCTATATTCTCTCAAGTAAGAGCGATGTTTGCCTTACATCAGCAAGAGGATGCCCGTATAAAATTTCAACAATTCTGCCTCAATTATAAACAGCTGATGAACGAAGATTTCCCATACCAACTGGATAAAATTATATAG
- a CDS encoding YoaK family protein: MLRKYSNHRTIEDNIKLGGITAFSAGMVNVASVIVFFSFTSNVTGYYAVFAQEIAKGNWYQGAVVLFWILLFLTGSMISNLIIIHGKGRFSSYLTHSIPLALEILSILFVGIYLDVFYEDSLKETEILVGALLFAMGLQNGLTASISNFVVKTTHLTGLTTDLAILISMFTKESNRNNKALVDKFHLLLSIVSAYVLGGLLSGISFTYLSNKTFYIVCFVLLIIGLYDHYKLYMLKKQFVNRHREGAAT, from the coding sequence ATGCTGAGAAAATATAGCAATCATAGGACCATCGAAGATAATATCAAGTTGGGCGGGATTACCGCTTTTTCGGCGGGAATGGTCAATGTCGCTTCCGTTATCGTCTTCTTCTCGTTTACATCCAATGTAACCGGTTACTATGCTGTTTTTGCCCAGGAGATAGCGAAAGGGAATTGGTATCAAGGGGCAGTGGTGTTGTTTTGGATATTACTTTTTTTGACGGGAAGTATGATTTCGAATCTTATCATTATCCATGGTAAAGGACGCTTTAGTTCCTACCTGACTCATTCTATTCCCTTGGCATTGGAAATACTGAGTATATTGTTTGTAGGCATATATCTGGATGTCTTTTATGAGGACTCTTTAAAAGAAACAGAGATACTTGTTGGCGCATTATTGTTTGCGATGGGATTACAAAATGGTTTAACCGCGAGCATATCAAATTTTGTCGTAAAAACGACACATTTAACCGGCTTGACGACAGATCTTGCCATATTAATTTCGATGTTTACAAAAGAATCAAACCGAAATAATAAGGCATTGGTGGATAAATTTCATTTGCTCTTGAGCATTGTGTCAGCTTATGTACTTGGTGGGCTCTTAAGTGGTATTTCTTTTACCTACTTATCGAACAAAACTTTTTACATCGTCTGTTTTGTTCTTCTAATTATCGGCTTGTACGATCATTACAAATTGTATATGCTGAAAAAGCAATTTGTAAATCGTCATCGTGAGGGGGCGGCGACCTAA
- a CDS encoding TolC family protein — protein MSKLNLIFIVLYVFLCHLLPAQEKENTARKTFTLGDMEALLMANHPIVKQVNLLSETAKAQVMQGLGKFDPTINASFKNKYFGNKEYYNAWNSELKIPLWLAGADLKIAYDRNVGDYTNPQSRTNSAGLSAVGLSIPLGQGLIIDSRRNTLQQAKAMVRYLEGEKIKQINSIWFQAVSDYWNWYFAYQQYQFLLEGVKLADQRFKAISEQTVLGDKPAIDSIEASVVVKERWIELSKYEAELKNARIMLSNHLWNDQQFPVELPDYAVPHKAAGEILLPDNKVIHALLDSAKIAHPELIKLASKNQQLEFEERYRKEMLKPKFTVSGTLISSRRSFNDFIPPQYDFNWQNYKLGFEFAFPLFIRSERGKLKEVRIKLDQLHYEQAVTERNIYNDVIRKYNELTAYSTQFELHALNVSNQERLLKGELNKFELGESTLFVVNSRESKLIEMRIKQEKLFTDFRKALAELYYKAGTKF, from the coding sequence ATGAGCAAATTGAATCTCATTTTTATTGTATTGTATGTTTTTCTATGCCATTTGCTTCCCGCGCAGGAAAAGGAGAATACGGCGAGAAAAACGTTCACTTTGGGCGACATGGAGGCACTTTTGATGGCTAACCATCCGATTGTAAAACAAGTCAATCTATTGAGCGAGACGGCTAAAGCGCAGGTGATGCAGGGATTAGGTAAGTTTGATCCGACTATCAATGCAAGTTTTAAAAATAAATACTTCGGCAATAAGGAATACTACAACGCGTGGAATAGTGAGCTGAAAATTCCACTTTGGTTGGCTGGAGCCGACCTTAAAATTGCTTACGATAGGAATGTCGGTGACTATACCAACCCTCAATCCAGGACGAACAGCGCTGGCCTGTCTGCCGTAGGCTTAAGTATACCACTTGGACAAGGATTAATTATTGATAGCAGAAGAAATACGTTACAGCAGGCAAAAGCAATGGTACGCTATTTAGAAGGCGAAAAGATAAAGCAAATCAATAGCATTTGGTTCCAGGCAGTCTCAGATTACTGGAATTGGTATTTTGCCTATCAGCAATATCAGTTTTTACTGGAGGGTGTAAAATTAGCAGATCAACGTTTTAAGGCCATCAGTGAGCAAACCGTCTTGGGTGATAAACCTGCGATTGATTCGATTGAGGCCTCTGTCGTGGTCAAAGAAAGGTGGATAGAGCTTTCGAAGTATGAAGCCGAGTTAAAAAATGCCCGAATTATGTTATCTAATCACCTTTGGAATGATCAGCAATTTCCAGTGGAACTTCCAGATTACGCAGTTCCTCATAAGGCAGCTGGCGAAATTCTCTTGCCGGACAACAAAGTGATCCATGCGCTTCTTGATTCAGCCAAAATTGCCCATCCTGAATTGATCAAATTGGCGAGTAAAAATCAACAGCTCGAATTTGAGGAACGCTACCGTAAGGAAATGCTCAAACCAAAATTTACGGTTTCAGGAACACTGATATCAAGCCGCCGCAGTTTCAATGATTTTATACCACCACAGTATGATTTCAACTGGCAGAATTATAAACTGGGGTTTGAATTTGCATTTCCCCTATTTATCCGCAGCGAAAGGGGTAAATTAAAAGAGGTAAGAATTAAGTTAGATCAATTGCACTACGAACAGGCGGTTACGGAGCGCAACATTTACAATGATGTTATTAGAAAATACAACGAATTAACAGCATATAGCACGCAATTCGAACTTCATGCGTTGAATGTGAGTAACCAAGAACGTTTACTTAAGGGAGAGTTAAACAAGTTTGAACTAGGTGAATCAACCTTGTTTGTGGTCAATAGCAGAGAAAGCAAACTGATCGAAATGCGCATAAAGCAAGAAAAGCTTTTTACGGATTTTCGGAAGGCACTGGCAGAATTATACTACAAGGCCGGAACCAAATTTTAA
- a CDS encoding HlyD family efflux transporter periplasmic adaptor subunit: protein MWINKDDKSEKTVSWRDLSQDAVSKLLKERGSLVLGRLLVCSAVIFALALFLPWRQTIAGIGTVTALRPEDRPQTIQNQIGGRIEYWAVTEGQEVKKGDTILVLSETAQSYFDPMLPLRLKEQLHAKQSGEDAADQKMKATEAQIVALRNGLEFQLESAKNKVIQSQNLVKIDSAELVAVVSFFETSEKRLKRYEEGYRDGLFSLTDIETRRLNLQNDRAKVVSAENKLSNSRQSLTNAQIELNNIRAKYNESLAKAQSDLSSAFSSKASVQGDIAKLKNEISNIDVRRGLYIVRAPQDGFIVKTFKAGIGENMKEGESVATLQPKTPLLAVELYVNAMDVPLIAPESDVRLQFDGWPSIQFSGWPSVAVGTFAGKVSVIDKVSSTNGQFRILVRATAPVPEGDEPWPVQLNQGSGVFGRVILNKVPLWYEIWRQLNGFPPSLEREPKDSGKK from the coding sequence ATGTGGATTAACAAGGATGATAAGAGCGAAAAAACAGTTTCGTGGAGAGATCTCTCCCAGGATGCAGTATCTAAACTATTGAAAGAACGTGGATCACTCGTTTTGGGACGCCTTTTGGTATGCTCTGCGGTTATCTTTGCGCTTGCATTATTTCTGCCTTGGAGGCAGACAATTGCTGGAATAGGCACGGTAACCGCGCTTCGGCCCGAAGATAGACCACAGACGATACAAAATCAAATTGGCGGTCGTATCGAGTATTGGGCAGTTACTGAGGGACAGGAAGTGAAGAAAGGTGACACAATTTTGGTGCTTTCGGAAACTGCCCAATCTTATTTTGATCCAATGCTACCCTTGCGTTTAAAAGAGCAATTGCATGCTAAACAAAGCGGTGAGGATGCCGCAGATCAAAAAATGAAAGCCACCGAAGCGCAGATTGTAGCTTTACGTAACGGTTTGGAATTTCAACTCGAGTCTGCAAAAAATAAGGTGATACAGTCTCAAAATCTCGTGAAAATTGATAGTGCTGAACTCGTTGCGGTTGTGAGCTTTTTCGAGACCAGTGAAAAACGGCTTAAGCGCTACGAAGAGGGGTATCGAGATGGGCTGTTTTCTCTGACAGATATTGAAACAAGACGTCTAAATCTACAGAATGACCGAGCTAAAGTTGTTAGTGCCGAAAATAAGCTTTCCAATTCAAGGCAATCTTTAACCAATGCACAAATAGAATTAAATAACATTCGTGCAAAATATAACGAGTCATTAGCGAAAGCACAATCGGATTTAAGTTCTGCTTTTTCCTCTAAAGCTTCTGTGCAAGGTGATATTGCTAAACTCAAAAATGAAATTTCCAATATTGATGTGAGAAGAGGACTGTATATTGTTAGGGCGCCACAGGACGGATTTATTGTCAAGACTTTCAAAGCTGGAATAGGTGAAAATATGAAAGAGGGAGAGTCTGTGGCGACATTGCAGCCTAAAACCCCCTTGCTTGCCGTTGAACTGTATGTCAATGCGATGGATGTGCCATTGATAGCACCGGAAAGCGATGTACGGCTACAATTTGATGGGTGGCCATCGATACAGTTTTCAGGTTGGCCTTCAGTGGCAGTTGGTACTTTTGCAGGAAAAGTGTCGGTTATCGATAAAGTGAGCAGTACCAATGGTCAATTTAGGATCTTGGTGCGCGCAACAGCGCCGGTCCCTGAAGGGGATGAACCCTGGCCGGTCCAGTTAAATCAAGGGTCAGGGGTATTCGGAAGAGTTATTTTAAATAAAGTCCCTTTATGGTACGAGATATGGCGACAGTTAAATGGATTTCCGCCGAGTTTGGAGCGTGAACCTAAGGATAGTGGAAAAAAGTGA